The window AAGCGGCAGCAGATCGATTCGCTGGCAAATGCCAAGAGCGAGCTGGAGACCGAGCTGGCTCGCTACGGCGGCGAGTTGGATCAGGTTAGCGACGAGAATCTGGGGCTGAGGATGGAGCTGGGGTTGGTTATGGAGTTCGTCGGGTGTAGGTTTAGGGAGATGGGCGTTGGAGTGGAGAGGTTGGTTAAGGAGAGGGATGTGATCAAGAAGGAGTTTGAGTTGCAGAGTGAGCAGGTGAATCAATTGAAGGAGAGTGTGGTTGTGCTGGTGGAGAAGGAAGCGAGTTTGGAGAAGGAGATTGAGGGGTTGAAGAGAGAAAAGAATGAGATGGAGATTGTAAAGAGTGATCAGAGAGGTGAAATCGAGGAGCTGGAGAGGAAGTTAGGCGAGGTGAGTGATACTGTGGAGAGTTTGATGAAGGAAGAGAAGGTTTTGAGGGGTGTGGTTGTTGGGTTGGAGAAGGATCTTGATGAGTGTGTGGAGAAAGAGAGGGTGATGATGGTGGAGATTGATGTTATAGGGAAAGAGAAGATGGTTAAGGAAGCTGAGCTTGAGAGGTTAGTGGAGGAGAAGAGTTTAGTTGAGAAGCAGATGGAGATGGTTAATGTTCAGTGCTTGGAGAAGGAGAAGTTGATTGACCAGTTGTGTAGGGAGAAAGTTGAGCTTGTGGAGCGTGTTGTTAGTGGGGAGGCAAAGCGTGTTGAGTTGAATCGAAAGGTTGATGAGCTAGAGCGTGCCGTTTCTGCGCTGCGAAAGGATTGTGTTGATCGAACCGAGACGAATGAGAAGCTTCAGTGTAAAGTTGGAGAGCTGAGGGATGCGCTTTGGCAGGTTGAGGTCGAGAGAGAGGAAGCTGGTAAGGCACTTGATGAGGAGAAGAGACACGGAGAGGATCTCAAGGCGGATGTTTCAAAGTCAGAGAAGATGATTGAGACAACTCTAGTAGAGCTTGAGGAAGTTAAGATCGAGCAGGAGAGCTTATCTACAGCAAAGAATGATCTGGAGAAACAATCCAAATCATTGAAAAGCGAAAAGGCTATCCTGGAAAAGAAGCTTCTAGAGCTCACAAAAGCTATAGAGTCCGCTGGAATGGAAGCAAAACGCAGCTTGGTGATGCTAAAGAGCGCCGCATCCGCTGTGTCGCAGTCAGATAGCGAGCAGCAGAAGCAAGAAAACGGAGCAGAATCCTATGCCTTGGAGCTAGAATCGATAGAGCAAGCGttcagaaacaaagagagcaTAATCGAGGAGATGAAGAAAGAAGCCGAGACAATGAAGCAATCAACAGAAGAGGCACACAAGAAGAAGAGCTTCTGGACAGTTGTTTCCTCCGTAACAACGATTTTTGCTGCTGCATCCTTTGCCTACGCCTCTAGAACTCGTTAAGCACACTGCACACGTCAACATGCCTTTGATTAGCATCTCACTAGAGCTGTTTACTTTTTGCCTTTCAAATAATGTTTGTTGTTTAGGTCTCTCAGCAAAGACAACGACtctaatatgaaatataataatCTTTCTCCTGAGATCAGTTTGTGTATCTAATTGATTTTCTTAAACCAATGTCTGAACTCGTTGTTTAGGCATTTGACATGTAGGTCTCGGAAGCTGCCTTAAACATCTGTTTGTGTTTGGTCTGAAATCCACATCTTTTCACAAATTTCTCTTTATTGAAAAGAGTTTACAGACACTTGGTCATTTCCATATATGATCTTTCATTAAGGTGGACTCCATTTCATTTGTCCGTTTTAACTAACTTATTTATTTCCACAAGCTTTAGCTGTTTCTTCATCATTGTACCAAGATTCCTCACATGTCCAAACAAAAACCCTTCTATGCCTTTTTGAAAGACAGAATACTAAAGATCTAGTCTTTGTTTTGTCGCTGTGATAACGTTAAATCAAAATACTCTCATGGTAATGCAAGTGCACACCTTATTTTGTAAATACATCAGAGTACAATGAAAAAAAGGAGCAAAAATACAATACAAGATAACTCCATAAGCTAATACTACATACATTCTTGAAGTATACATTCATTAACTATCACTCCAATGCTGAAGAATCAGCTATATTAGTTATAAGTAAAGACTAACAACTACAAGCCAAACATTATAAACAACAAAAGATGTCACCACTAAACCTCAACTCTCCGCGTTCACAAACGCAGCAATCTCATCCATAACACTATGAAAATAACTATTATTAGGCAACAGGTAGAACCCAATAGTAGCCTTCTCCAAATGCACAAGCTTAACCTCTTTCCCAGCTCTCTCAAGCCCTTCCGCATAAGCTAACTGCCAATCCTGAATCAAATCCAAACCCGCAACAACGACAAGACTCTTGGGAAACCTCAACCCTCTTAAGCTCCTCGCTCTTGCCCCAAACGGGTTACAAGCAGGATGCTCTCTATCCTCCCCTTCAGGCAAAAAAGCTTTCCAATACCAATCACGGTCCCTAACCGTCACAAAGTACTTCCCATCCAGACGCTTCTCAGACTCAGTCCTCTCCTCCCCACCGAACATAGGATTCAACAAAACGTTCCCTAAAACGTCAATCCCCGCTTCACCTGCCTTTAAAGCTACGTTGTGGACTATGTTCCCACCTGAGCTATCTCCCGCTAAAAAGATACGAACCTTCGAGTCTTTCTTGGACTTAAGCCACGTCCTCGTGTTCACCCAGTTGAGAGCCGTCCAGCCATCATCATAAGCACAAGGGTAAGGGCTTTCAGGCGCGCGGCGGTAGTTCACAGAGACGACAACGCAGCTGCACGCGCCAACGAGCCTGCGGCAGAGAGTGTCGTAGATCTTGCTGTTGGATGAGGAGTGAGCGAAGCTGCCTCCGTGGAAGAACAGTATCACGGGGACTATCTCGTTATCAAGGGGCTTCTCGAGGTCTAAGACACTAACAGGTCCTCCCTCCTGGTCTGCGTAAGCTGGTCTGTAGACTCTGCTTAGGAGGCTGGTGGCTCGGTCTATTACCACGTCGAATGAGAACACGCCGTCTTCAGGGTTGGCGTTTGCGGTGACTTTACGGTCAAGGTACTCGGCTAAGTGGCGGTTGAATGTACCGTCTGATCGACGGAGGAGGTTGTAGGATAGTTTGAAGGTTGAGATTAAGACCCATGTGTTGAGAGGAACCACTGTCTGCATAAAAACAAACACAATTAGAGTTTAATAAGCAAACATTAACACACAAATACACAATCTTTTGattcaaaaatcaaaacaagaaaGCACAGAGAGAGACTATCAAACAAAACGACGCGTTTCATCACCTTAGCTGAGTTAAAGTCCCAAGctttgaattttatttatttatttaaacacCATAAAAGTAATCTAAATAAGCTCAGACACGAGAGCAGAACCGTAAGAACATCAAGATCCTAACTTAAACCGGAAATAGAAAGAGACCCATTTCAAAATCaaggattgtttttttttccactcAATTtagaaactttttaaaaaacaaattaaaagccAGATTCCAACAAAACTTACCTTGCTATCAATAAGATTAACTTCATCGCTCGCTGCCATTGAAGCAGAGACTCCTTTTGTTAAAACAAACACAGTAGACACGAAAAGCTCAGATCGAAAAGTCGAGACTTTCGAGTCGAGAAGCGAAAACTCAAACCAAGTTATAAACTTCAGATCAAATGGGTTTAGTTGTAGCTTGAGAACTGGCATAAACAGGAAGGCTTGAAAGGAAAAAGAAGATTTATAATGCGCCACGAGGTGGAGGATAAGAAATATCTGCGTATTTTAGCATGGATGCGATCACGTGGTGTAACGTGCGCGGTTAAGTCGGACGCGTCCATTGTAGAGTAGGGAGTGTGTTTGCGAGAGGACTGTTTGGTGGGCctcaaagaaattaataaaaaatagccTTAGGTTAGGGCCCACTTagctttatttctttttttttaaaagtcttTTAATTTAGATTTCTTTTTCctaaaattgatattttttcgAGTGTCACAAACACAAAAGAGagataatatttctaaaattggTATTTCTTTCCAGTGTCACAAACACAAAAGAGATAGAATATTTCTAGAAAAATCTGTGAAAAAggagtattttatatataaaaaattgtagtATATTCTTCATTCATGTCATATATAGCATCAATACTATAGCATCAATAGAATACAAATATGTTCCACAACATCTTGTGCTTATTACATTCGTTTGGAAAAAATGTTCACAACAATATCTTTTATCTCTGGATAGTAGTGGATACCACTTAATGATTAGTTAATTAAGACAGCTGGGTATACTGGCAAATCAtgtaattaatatattcatggaATTAACTTTTCATATGGATTTGAATTATGTCATTGTTGATAGCTCTTGCCAAAATAACGACAAAGAAAAAATAGCAAATTAATTCTTGCCGACTAACCAGCGTACCTAGCTACGTATGTATGTCTAGCAACTGCCTAAAACCAATACGACTATTTTTAGTAATCCCCTTCTTCTGGATTTACAAAAGATAATTATTAATTACAATGCATGCATACCTAGTATGTTAGTCACCAACAGAATGAACGAACGAACGAAGCCGACATATTTGCTCTCTAACGTATTTAGTTTTATTCTGTCTTCTGTCACTATCTATATTCCATATATGTAATGTATCTCTATGTAAGCTTCAAAGGTCGCCGACTTTTGACGTGCAAACATAATCAGATAGAGAGCAGATTAACTTCTGCAAACAGATGTAAAACTTTTGGTTTACATTTGTCAATTTTATTTCAACTATCAAAAAACTTTTGCTAGTACACAAACTTACGTATCCTCACTCCTCAGGTCTCGTTGTTGCATAGTACTCTTTTAAAACTATGGCCACCTGAATTCCATTACATTTCTTAAGAAATAGTTAGAATCTATAACTAAGTTCCGAATTAGATATAGGTAACAAAAAGCTAGGAAGTGACGTGTTAGTTGTAAAATACTAATGGTTTATAGCAAAACTATGAATGTATTTTGGCAGCATTAGAGTTTGGCAGTCAACATCTTATGGACAACAGCTTGTTTCctacttttatatttattattctctcaatttttataacatttttaaaatgttcTTTTATTTCATTTGTTTGTCGTATTATTAGGGTTTCAATTTCACCATCTCACCTGTCCCTTTCTTCTTTATTATTCTTTGTCACTTCCTCTAACCTTTTATCTCTTTTCCATCGTTCTTCCCCCTCAAATTTGTTTTATTCATTTATCACTACatcttatttaataatta is drawn from Brassica rapa cultivar Chiifu-401-42 chromosome A05, CAAS_Brap_v3.01, whole genome shotgun sequence and contains these coding sequences:
- the LOC103870853 gene encoding gibberellin receptor GID1A — protein: MPVLKLQLNPFDLKFITWFEFSLLDSKVSTFRSELFVSTVFVLTKGVSASMAASDEVNLIDSKTVVPLNTWVLISTFKLSYNLLRRSDGTFNRHLAEYLDRKVTANANPEDGVFSFDVVIDRATSLLSRVYRPAYADQEGGPVSVLDLEKPLDNEIVPVILFFHGGSFAHSSSNSKIYDTLCRRLVGACSCVVVSVNYRRAPESPYPCAYDDGWTALNWVNTRTWLKSKKDSKVRIFLAGDSSGGNIVHNVALKAGEAGIDVLGNVLLNPMFGGEERTESEKRLDGKYFVTVRDRDWYWKAFLPEGEDREHPACNPFGARARSLRGLRFPKSLVVVAGLDLIQDWQLAYAEGLERAGKEVKLVHLEKATIGFYLLPNNSYFHSVMDEIAAFVNAES
- the LOC103870852 gene encoding tropomyosin-2, which translates into the protein MAKKKGTRKSNATVNVDVNDTPQSHDEKAATKLIRQSSMEEDQDHHEERVQNLKSLNAMLVKQTVEKRQQIDSLANAKSELETELARYGGELDQVSDENLGLRMELGLVMEFVGCRFREMGVGVERLVKERDVIKKEFELQSEQVNQLKESVVVLVEKEASLEKEIEGLKREKNEMEIVKSDQRGEIEELERKLGEVSDTVESLMKEEKVLRGVVVGLEKDLDECVEKERVMMVEIDVIGKEKMVKEAELERLVEEKSLVEKQMEMVNVQCLEKEKLIDQLCREKVELVERVVSGEAKRVELNRKVDELERAVSALRKDCVDRTETNEKLQCKVGELRDALWQVEVEREEAGKALDEEKRHGEDLKADVSKSEKMIETTLVELEEVKIEQESLSTAKNDLEKQSKSLKSEKAILEKKLLELTKAIESAGMEAKRSLVMLKSAASAVSQSDSEQQKQENGAESYALELESIEQAFRNKESIIEEMKKEAETMKQSTEEAHKKKSFWTVVSSVTTIFAAASFAYASRTR